A genomic window from Terrisporobacter glycolicus ATCC 14880 = DSM 1288 includes:
- the rpsL gene encoding 30S ribosomal protein S12: protein MPTINQLVRKSRKAIEKKSTAPALQKGFNSLHKKSTDASAPQKRGVCTSVKTVTPKKPNSALRKVARVRLTNGIEVSAYIPGEGHNLQEHSVVLIRGGRVKDLPGVRYHILRGTLDTAGVDKRMQSRSKYGAKRPKAAKK from the coding sequence ATGCCAACAATTAACCAATTAGTTCGTAAAAGTAGAAAAGCAATAGAAAAGAAATCTACTGCTCCAGCATTACAAAAAGGGTTCAACTCTTTACACAAAAAATCTACTGATGCTAGTGCTCCACAAAAAAGAGGAGTTTGTACTTCAGTAAAAACAGTTACTCCTAAGAAACCTAACTCAGCTTTAAGAAAAGTTGCCAGAGTTAGATTAACTAATGGTATAGAGGTTTCTGCTTATATACCAGGAGAAGGACATAACTTACAAGAGCATAGTGTTGTTCTTATAAGAGGAGGAAGAGTAAAAGACCTTCCAGGGGTTAGATACCATATATTAAGAGGTACATTAGATACTGCAGGTGTTGATAAGAGAATGCAATCAAGATCTAAGTATGGTGCTAAGAGACCTAAAGCTGCAAAAAAATAG